The Sphingobacterium bambusae genome includes a window with the following:
- a CDS encoding energy transducer TonB, with product MKKWTIFLFLLVASCWVHAQSMPDTAIVTSVDTYPQFRGGVRGWNRFVQQHLNVRDLLQSIDSTSYVDYGLRQTAVMEFTVCEDGRVCDVEIVNKSKISPEFAAEALRVMKKSPKWTPAKKDGQGVRTRFKQSITALLESPN from the coding sequence ATGAAAAAATGGACAATTTTTCTTTTTCTATTGGTTGCGTCTTGCTGGGTTCATGCGCAATCCATGCCCGATACCGCTATAGTAACCTCGGTAGATACTTATCCGCAGTTTAGGGGCGGCGTTCGTGGATGGAATAGGTTTGTACAACAACATCTAAATGTGCGTGATCTGCTTCAGAGCATCGATAGTACGTCCTATGTAGACTATGGACTGCGGCAGACTGCCGTGATGGAGTTTACCGTGTGCGAAGATGGGCGCGTGTGTGATGTGGAGATCGTGAACAAAAGCAAGATAAGCCCCGAATTTGCAGCGGAGGCGTTGCGCGTGATGAAGAAATCGCCCAAGTGGACACCCGCCAAGAAAGATGGACAAGGTGTCCGAACCCGCTTTAAACAGTCTATCACCGCACTTTTGGAGTCACCGAATTAA
- the amaB gene encoding L-piperidine-6-carboxylate dehydrogenase encodes MIRKELKSLNIASTKEGTSTGQHWFGEGEILTSSSPVDGKDLKRVFSSSKQDYEQVLEKAIAAKGIWSSIPAPKRGEIVRQFGDRLRAQKSALGKLVSYEMGKSYQEGLGEVQEMIDICDFAVGQSRQLYGFTMHSERPAHRMYEQYHPLGIVGIISAFNFPVAVWAWNAALALVCGNVIIWKGSEKTPVCSIACQMILAEVLADNDLPEGISSICTGGAELGRWMAADKRIDLVSATGSTRMGKEVASTVAARLGKSLLELGGNNAIIVTPHADLKMTTMAAVFGAVGTAGQRCTSTRRLIVHNDVYDQVRTALIDAYGQLKIGDPLDVENHVGPLIDRQAVDNYLAALEDIESEGGRLLVAGGVLQGKGYESKCYVKPVIAEAENYYRIVQTETFAPILYLIRYEGTIADAIALQNDVAQGLSSAVMTNNLHEAEHFLSHRGSDCGIANVNIGTSGAEIGGAFGGEKETGGGRESGSDAWKAYMRRQTNTINYSDSIPLAQGITFNL; translated from the coding sequence ATGATAAGAAAAGAATTAAAGTCATTAAACATCGCTTCTACCAAAGAAGGAACGTCCACTGGTCAGCACTGGTTTGGAGAGGGAGAAATACTGACATCAAGCTCTCCGGTGGACGGAAAAGACCTTAAACGCGTCTTCTCCAGCAGCAAGCAAGACTACGAGCAAGTACTAGAAAAGGCTATCGCTGCGAAAGGTATATGGTCGAGTATCCCAGCACCGAAGCGAGGAGAAATCGTCCGTCAATTTGGCGATCGACTACGTGCGCAAAAATCGGCACTCGGAAAATTGGTATCCTATGAAATGGGAAAATCTTACCAAGAAGGACTGGGCGAGGTTCAGGAGATGATAGATATCTGTGACTTCGCAGTAGGTCAATCACGACAACTATATGGTTTCACCATGCATTCAGAACGTCCGGCCCATCGGATGTACGAACAATATCATCCTTTAGGCATCGTAGGCATCATCTCCGCATTTAATTTTCCCGTGGCCGTTTGGGCTTGGAATGCCGCCCTCGCCTTGGTTTGCGGGAACGTCATTATATGGAAAGGGAGCGAGAAAACGCCTGTATGCAGCATTGCTTGCCAAATGATCCTCGCCGAAGTATTGGCAGATAATGATCTACCGGAAGGTATTTCGTCCATTTGCACAGGCGGAGCGGAACTTGGACGATGGATGGCTGCAGACAAACGCATCGATCTCGTGTCAGCGACTGGATCGACCCGTATGGGCAAGGAGGTGGCCAGCACAGTGGCAGCACGTCTAGGAAAATCACTTCTAGAATTGGGCGGCAACAACGCGATCATTGTCACGCCCCATGCTGATTTAAAGATGACCACCATGGCGGCAGTGTTTGGCGCCGTGGGTACGGCAGGCCAGCGTTGCACCAGCACGCGCAGGCTTATCGTGCATAACGACGTGTACGATCAAGTACGAACCGCACTTATTGATGCTTACGGGCAACTAAAAATCGGAGATCCGCTGGATGTGGAAAACCACGTTGGTCCGTTAATCGACCGACAGGCGGTAGACAATTACCTCGCTGCGCTGGAAGATATCGAGTCTGAAGGTGGTCGATTGCTCGTTGCGGGTGGAGTTCTGCAGGGCAAGGGCTATGAAAGTAAGTGTTACGTGAAACCCGTCATAGCCGAAGCGGAGAACTATTACCGCATCGTGCAAACCGAAACATTTGCTCCGATCCTATACCTCATACGCTACGAAGGGACCATAGCCGATGCCATTGCGCTTCAAAATGACGTCGCCCAAGGCTTGTCATCGGCCGTCATGACCAATAACCTGCACGAAGCCGAGCATTTTTTAAGCCATCGGGGTTCCGACTGTGGCATTGCTAACGTAAATATCGGCACCTCGGGCGCAGAAATTGGCGGCGCCTTTGGCGGCGAGAAGGAAACTGGCGGCGGACGCGAGTCGGGTTCCGATGCATGGAAAGCCTATATGCGCCGACAAACAAACACCATCAACTACAGCGACAGCATACCGCTCGCGCAAGGTATCACATTCAACCTGTAG
- a CDS encoding deoxyguanosinetriphosphate triphosphohydrolase, producing MNWKQLLSAKRWGYEHREVNDHLDARSEFQRDYDRLIFSSPFRRLQNKTQVFPLPGAVFVHNRLTHSLEVASVGRSLGRLFYNLMKKDNPAIDTECPFLQEVGNIISAACLSHDLGNPAFGHSGEAAISSYFTEGAGRKYQEHVTSKEWADLTHFEGNANALRILTHPFNGKDKKGYALTYSTLASIVKYPCAASDGHIKGNHHRKKYGFFECEAASFVQIAEELGLEKDPTNPNGYLRHPLVYLVEAADDICYNIIDLEDAHHLKILAYKEVEELLLPLCGGEDLRARLDGLTDTGSRVELLRAKAINTLIHGCAKVFAKNQDKFLAGSFESALIDALDAPIVEQMKKISKLSVAQIYNAPTVVQIEIAGYKVMNALLEEFVPAYLKTNKTMFDKKLVAMIPEQFHTDSNEAYAKIRAVLDFVSGMTDVYAVDLYRKIKGISIPSLD from the coding sequence ATGAATTGGAAACAATTGCTGTCCGCAAAGCGGTGGGGGTATGAGCATAGGGAGGTAAATGATCATCTCGATGCCCGTTCGGAATTTCAGCGCGATTACGATCGACTGATCTTTTCCTCTCCGTTTCGAAGACTACAAAATAAAACGCAGGTTTTTCCTTTGCCGGGAGCTGTTTTTGTGCACAATCGACTCACCCATAGTTTAGAAGTGGCCAGCGTGGGACGTTCTTTGGGCAGGCTTTTCTACAACCTCATGAAAAAGGATAACCCAGCTATCGATACGGAATGTCCATTTCTGCAGGAGGTGGGTAACATAATTTCCGCGGCTTGTCTTTCACACGATCTAGGAAATCCTGCATTTGGACATTCCGGAGAGGCGGCAATATCTTCCTACTTTACTGAAGGCGCGGGACGAAAATATCAAGAGCATGTGACGTCAAAGGAATGGGCAGATTTGACACATTTCGAAGGCAATGCCAATGCGTTACGCATCTTGACACATCCTTTTAATGGAAAGGATAAAAAGGGATATGCCTTAACGTATTCAACCTTGGCTTCTATTGTCAAATATCCCTGTGCGGCAAGCGATGGTCACATCAAGGGAAACCATCACCGTAAGAAATATGGTTTCTTTGAATGCGAAGCAGCAAGTTTTGTGCAGATCGCGGAAGAACTGGGGCTTGAGAAGGATCCGACGAATCCAAACGGTTACCTGCGCCATCCACTGGTTTATCTTGTGGAGGCTGCAGATGACATCTGTTATAATATCATCGATTTGGAAGATGCCCATCACCTTAAGATACTCGCTTACAAAGAAGTTGAAGAGTTGTTGCTTCCCTTATGCGGCGGCGAAGATCTCCGTGCTCGACTGGATGGCTTGACCGATACGGGGAGTAGGGTGGAGCTGCTGCGTGCAAAAGCAATCAATACACTTATACACGGCTGCGCTAAAGTTTTCGCGAAAAACCAAGACAAGTTTTTGGCGGGTAGCTTTGAAAGTGCACTGATCGATGCGTTGGATGCTCCTATTGTGGAGCAGATGAAGAAAATATCCAAGCTGTCGGTTGCGCAGATCTATAATGCGCCCACGGTAGTGCAGATTGAGATTGCTGGTTACAAGGTGATGAATGCACTTTTGGAAGAATTTGTGCCGGCCTATCTAAAAACCAACAAAACGATGTTTGATAAAAAATTGGTCGCGATGATTCCCGAGCAGTTTCATACCGATAGTAACGAGGCCTATGCAAAGATTAGAGCCGTGTTGGACTTTGTGTCCGGCATGACGGATGTGTATGCCGTGGATCTTTACCGAAAAATTAAGGGTATATCTATTCCCTCGTTGGATTAG
- the lat gene encoding L-lysine 6-transaminase gives MRALHEILAQHILADGLPIVLDLIHSNGSYIQDVNGDTYLDMFSMFASSPVGYNHPHIVAQQEFLGKMAVNKPALSDAYPQEYGAVIETFARVAIPTELPYCFFICGGALAVENALKAAFDWKTRLNLRQGKTKEASQIIHFKQAFHGRSGYTLSMTNTKDPRKYMYFPKFDWPRISNPKLHFPLTEASVNETIENEKEAIRQIEAAISNNPDDIAAIILEPIQAEGGDNHFRKEFFQALRNICDQHDILLILDEVQTGLGMTGKMWAYQHFGIIPDLIAFGKKTQVCGILANKEKFDRVEDHVFVQSSRINSTFGGNFVDMLRFQFILEIIEQEDLVDHAAQVGEYLLRKVSDLVSRKTFLSNPRGLGLLVAFDFETSEQRDSFLAKTMENKLLLLGCGEKSIRFRPHLNVKQADIDQAMLIVEQSLHA, from the coding sequence ATGAGAGCGCTACACGAAATATTAGCACAGCATATCTTAGCGGATGGACTGCCTATTGTGCTTGACCTTATCCATTCCAACGGCTCCTATATACAGGATGTAAATGGCGACACTTACCTCGATATGTTTTCCATGTTCGCATCCTCCCCTGTCGGGTATAACCACCCACATATCGTTGCGCAACAAGAATTTCTCGGCAAGATGGCCGTAAACAAACCTGCGCTATCGGACGCCTACCCACAGGAGTACGGTGCCGTCATTGAAACCTTTGCCCGTGTTGCCATCCCTACCGAGCTCCCCTACTGCTTTTTCATCTGTGGCGGAGCATTGGCTGTGGAGAATGCACTAAAAGCAGCTTTCGACTGGAAAACGAGGCTTAACCTGCGTCAAGGAAAAACAAAGGAAGCCTCGCAAATCATACATTTTAAGCAGGCCTTCCATGGTCGTTCTGGCTATACACTATCCATGACGAACACCAAGGATCCCAGAAAATATATGTACTTCCCCAAATTCGACTGGCCGCGCATCAGCAACCCAAAACTTCATTTCCCCCTAACAGAGGCATCCGTTAACGAAACCATCGAAAATGAAAAAGAAGCGATAAGGCAGATCGAAGCGGCCATCAGCAATAATCCGGATGATATTGCCGCCATTATCCTTGAGCCCATACAGGCCGAGGGCGGAGACAACCACTTCCGAAAAGAGTTTTTCCAAGCATTACGCAACATCTGCGATCAGCATGATATACTACTGATTTTGGACGAGGTACAAACGGGCTTGGGAATGACAGGTAAGATGTGGGCCTATCAACATTTTGGGATTATTCCAGATCTGATCGCCTTTGGTAAGAAAACCCAAGTATGCGGCATACTTGCCAACAAAGAAAAATTTGACCGTGTGGAGGATCATGTATTTGTCCAATCAAGTAGGATCAACTCGACCTTTGGCGGCAACTTTGTCGACATGCTGCGCTTTCAGTTTATTCTAGAGATCATCGAACAGGAAGACCTTGTCGATCACGCAGCTCAAGTGGGCGAGTATCTTTTGAGAAAGGTAAGCGATTTGGTAAGCCGCAAGACGTTCCTTTCGAACCCACGCGGACTTGGCCTTTTGGTGGCGTTCGACTTTGAGACGAGCGAGCAGCGGGATTCTTTCCTTGCCAAAACCATGGAAAACAAACTACTACTGCTCGGCTGTGGGGAGAAAAGTATTCGTTTTAGGCCGCATCTAAACGTGAAACAAGCAGATATAGACCAAGCGATGCTTATCGTTGAGCAATCGCTGCATGCGTAA
- a CDS encoding type IA DNA topoisomerase, which translates to MKVVIAEKPSVARDLARVMGAKEVKDGYIAGNGYAFTYAFGHLVQLCTPQAYGYATWSVSNLPIVPTSFRLEAKKVKRDGKQIDDAGAVKQLNTIKRLLEEAEEIIVATDAGREGELIFRNIYYFLNSKVPFKRLWISSQTDKAIKEGFANLKEGTAYDSLYMSARSRSESDWLIGINATQALTLAAGNKGLLSLGRVQTPTLAMICSRYLENKDFKPQAFYKIQAGFEKDNIKFKATSNKIDKKEDAEQAVAKITVGSEAKVVKVEAKETKEPPPLLFDLTSLQQDANKKYGYSADQTLSIAQTLYEKKVITYPRTGSRYIGEDVFEEIDKLFQHLADTAEEGIATISRNLIGAKLNKRSVDDKKVTDHHALLVTDEKPGPMLKEQQHIYNMIAKRMVESFSEICIKDITTVTIDAQGVELIAKGTVIKQYGWRLSADQVELPDEDKNTDDQDNENAQLPRLSAEELLEILSLELAERFTKARPIHTEASLLKAMETSGKEIEDDEMRQAMKDCGLGTPATRAATIETLFQRDYIKREKKKLIPTEKGLAVYNLVKDRSIAKVTLTGKWEQKLEEMRENKVSYDIFMKHIKDYTIKITKELLQLRIAIQQEEVKPLQKGKIKCPKCEPGLIQLYDKVAQCDHYARGCDFKIWRTLNGVFLEEKEMKNLLEKGKTSVLKGLRTKEGQVLDGSLVFQDFKVNVG; encoded by the coding sequence ATGAAAGTCGTTATTGCGGAAAAGCCATCGGTGGCGAGAGATCTAGCGCGCGTTATGGGTGCCAAGGAGGTGAAGGATGGATATATCGCCGGCAATGGCTATGCATTCACCTACGCTTTCGGCCACTTAGTGCAGCTGTGCACACCACAGGCCTATGGCTATGCGACATGGTCGGTGTCTAATCTGCCTATCGTGCCCACGAGCTTTCGCTTGGAAGCGAAAAAGGTAAAAAGAGACGGCAAGCAAATCGATGATGCGGGGGCCGTCAAACAACTTAATACCATCAAACGCCTCTTAGAGGAAGCCGAAGAAATTATCGTAGCCACGGATGCTGGGCGCGAAGGAGAATTGATCTTTCGGAATATTTACTATTTCCTGAATTCGAAAGTTCCGTTTAAGCGATTGTGGATTTCCTCGCAGACCGATAAAGCCATTAAAGAGGGCTTTGCCAACCTGAAAGAAGGGACAGCATACGATAGCCTTTATATGTCTGCACGTTCACGATCGGAGTCCGATTGGTTGATCGGCATTAATGCCACGCAGGCGCTGACCTTGGCTGCCGGAAACAAGGGCTTGCTGTCGCTTGGTCGCGTGCAAACACCTACCTTGGCGATGATATGCTCCCGTTATCTGGAGAACAAGGATTTCAAACCGCAGGCATTCTATAAAATACAGGCCGGATTCGAGAAGGACAACATAAAATTTAAGGCCACCTCCAACAAGATCGATAAGAAGGAGGATGCAGAACAGGCTGTAGCGAAGATCACGGTAGGGTCGGAAGCCAAAGTGGTCAAGGTAGAGGCAAAGGAGACTAAAGAACCGCCTCCCTTGTTGTTCGATCTCACCTCTCTACAGCAAGATGCTAACAAAAAATACGGCTATTCGGCCGATCAAACATTAAGCATTGCCCAAACGCTCTATGAGAAAAAAGTCATCACCTATCCGCGTACGGGATCACGCTATATCGGTGAGGATGTTTTTGAGGAAATAGACAAACTCTTTCAGCATCTGGCCGATACCGCAGAGGAGGGGATTGCGACCATCAGCCGTAATCTTATCGGAGCTAAATTAAATAAGCGATCGGTAGACGATAAAAAGGTGACGGATCACCACGCGCTCTTGGTAACCGATGAAAAGCCAGGCCCCATGTTGAAGGAGCAGCAACATATCTATAATATGATCGCCAAACGCATGGTAGAAAGCTTCTCAGAGATATGTATTAAGGATATCACTACCGTGACCATCGATGCGCAGGGTGTTGAACTGATTGCTAAAGGTACCGTGATCAAGCAGTACGGATGGCGCCTTTCCGCCGATCAGGTGGAATTGCCGGATGAGGATAAAAATACCGACGATCAGGATAATGAAAATGCACAGCTTCCACGTCTTAGCGCCGAGGAGCTCTTGGAGATTCTATCGCTCGAGCTCGCCGAACGTTTCACGAAAGCGAGGCCAATCCATACGGAAGCTTCCTTGCTGAAGGCCATGGAAACTTCGGGTAAGGAAATCGAAGATGATGAGATGCGCCAAGCTATGAAAGATTGTGGTTTGGGTACACCTGCAACGCGTGCCGCTACTATCGAAACCTTGTTTCAACGCGACTACATCAAGCGGGAGAAGAAGAAGCTCATCCCAACAGAAAAGGGACTGGCTGTCTATAATTTGGTGAAGGACCGATCCATTGCAAAAGTAACGCTAACCGGAAAATGGGAGCAGAAACTGGAGGAGATGCGCGAAAACAAGGTGTCCTATGATATCTTCATGAAGCATATCAAGGATTACACCATCAAGATAACTAAAGAATTGCTGCAGTTGCGTATAGCAATACAGCAAGAGGAGGTTAAGCCTTTGCAGAAGGGGAAGATAAAATGCCCTAAATGTGAGCCTGGCCTTATCCAGCTATACGATAAGGTGGCGCAGTGCGATCACTATGCACGAGGCTGTGACTTTAAGATTTGGCGAACGCTGAACGGTGTGTTCTTGGAAGAGAAGGAAATGAAAAATTTGCTCGAGAAAGGGAAAACATCGGTCTTGAAGGGGCTTCGTACCAAAGAAGGTCAAGTATTGGACGGCAGTTTGGTTTTTCAGGATTTTAAGGTGAATGTAGGCTAG